In Rhodothermus marinus DSM 4252, a single genomic region encodes these proteins:
- a CDS encoding 2-isopropylmalate synthase — protein MSDRIIIFDTTLRDGEQAPGASMTIDEKLRIAHQLARLNVDVIEAGFPISSPAQFEAVQRIAAEVEGPVICALARAREEDIRAAAEALKPGKRTRIHTFIATSDIHIDAKFGDERYGRTLAEKRRTILRLAEEAVRLARTFTDDVEFSAEDAGRTDVGYLAEVVQVAIEAGATTINLPDTTGYCVPDEYAAMFREVIRRVQPPPHVIFSAHCHDDLGLAVANSLAAVQAGVRQIECTINGIGERAGNAALEEVVMALKVRGERFGRLQVNIVTQHLTETSRMVSMATGFPVPPNKAIVGRNAFSHEAGIHQHGVLRRRDTYEIMRAEDVGQEPEQIRLGRHSGRHGLFSRLAKLGIEVPEERKEEVYRRFLALADLKKEIYDEDLRRLVAEQPDENPEALYQLMEMHVATGTHRAPEAEVQILNRATNTLHIGRATGDGPVNAIYKAIDQAVGAAHELVSYELRSVTEGADAVGEVTVVIDFNGTRFTGVARHTDVLRASADAYLEAINQLEQYRADRESVTFVRAGIMQSFGGAAA, from the coding sequence ATGAGCGACCGTATCATCATCTTCGACACCACGCTGCGCGACGGCGAGCAGGCGCCGGGCGCTTCCATGACGATCGACGAAAAGCTGCGCATTGCGCATCAACTGGCCCGGCTGAACGTGGATGTCATCGAGGCTGGCTTCCCGATCTCCTCGCCGGCTCAGTTCGAAGCCGTGCAGCGCATCGCCGCCGAGGTGGAAGGTCCCGTCATCTGCGCGCTGGCACGGGCGCGCGAAGAGGACATCCGGGCGGCCGCCGAAGCGCTCAAGCCCGGCAAACGCACGCGCATCCACACGTTCATTGCCACCAGCGACATCCACATCGACGCGAAATTCGGCGACGAGCGCTACGGGCGCACGCTGGCCGAAAAGCGCCGGACGATCCTGCGTCTGGCCGAAGAGGCCGTCCGGCTGGCCCGCACCTTCACCGACGACGTGGAGTTCAGCGCCGAGGATGCCGGCCGCACCGACGTGGGCTACCTGGCCGAAGTCGTGCAGGTAGCTATCGAGGCCGGCGCTACCACGATCAACCTGCCCGATACGACCGGCTACTGCGTGCCCGACGAGTACGCGGCCATGTTCCGGGAAGTAATCCGGCGGGTGCAGCCGCCTCCGCACGTCATCTTCTCGGCGCACTGCCACGACGACCTGGGGCTGGCCGTGGCCAACTCGCTGGCGGCCGTGCAGGCGGGCGTGCGCCAGATCGAGTGCACGATCAACGGCATCGGCGAGCGGGCCGGCAATGCCGCCCTCGAAGAGGTCGTCATGGCGCTGAAGGTGCGTGGCGAGCGGTTTGGTCGCCTGCAGGTGAACATCGTCACGCAACACCTGACGGAAACCAGCCGCATGGTGTCGATGGCCACCGGCTTTCCGGTGCCGCCCAACAAGGCCATTGTCGGCCGCAACGCCTTCAGCCATGAGGCCGGTATTCACCAGCACGGCGTGCTGCGGCGGCGCGATACCTACGAGATCATGCGCGCCGAAGACGTGGGCCAGGAGCCCGAACAGATCCGGCTGGGACGCCACTCGGGGCGGCACGGCCTCTTCAGCCGCCTGGCCAAACTGGGTATCGAAGTTCCGGAGGAGCGCAAGGAGGAAGTCTATCGGCGCTTCCTGGCGCTGGCCGACCTGAAAAAGGAAATCTACGACGAGGATCTGCGCCGCCTGGTAGCGGAGCAACCGGACGAAAACCCGGAGGCGCTCTACCAGCTCATGGAAATGCACGTCGCGACCGGTACGCACCGGGCACCGGAGGCCGAGGTGCAGATCCTCAACCGGGCGACCAATACGCTGCACATCGGACGGGCCACCGGCGACGGTCCGGTCAACGCCATCTACAAGGCGATCGATCAGGCCGTGGGAGCCGCGCACGAGCTGGTCAGCTACGAGCTGCGTTCGGTCACCGAAGGGGCCGACGCCGTGGGCGAGGTGACCGTCGTGATCGACTTCAACGGCACGCGCTTCACGGGCGTGGCCCGGCACACCGACGTGCTGCGCGCGTCGGCCGACGCCTACCTGGAGGCCATCAACCAGCTCGAGCAGTACCGGGCCGACCGGGAAAGCGTCACGTTCGTACGTGCCGGTATCATGCAATCCTTTGGCGGTGCAGCCGCCTGA
- a CDS encoding 3-isopropylmalate dehydratase small subunit: MKDIIRGLAYVVGDSIDTDQIIPAQHLVYSLTRPEERRLYGRYALSGVPAEGQGLPFGNIPFTEPDAYKSRFKIVVAGKNFGCGSSREHAPFALQEAGCEAVVAESYARIFYRNAIDGGFVVPFETPVRLIDKIRTGDELEIDTRLAKLTNLTTGEEFLLHPLGEVAEILRAGNLFEYARKAGLIPTNA, encoded by the coding sequence ATGAAAGACATCATCCGTGGGCTGGCCTACGTCGTAGGTGACTCGATCGACACCGACCAGATCATTCCGGCGCAACACCTGGTCTACAGCCTGACGCGTCCCGAAGAACGGCGGCTCTATGGCCGCTATGCGCTCAGCGGCGTACCGGCCGAAGGCCAGGGCCTTCCGTTCGGTAACATTCCGTTTACCGAGCCGGACGCCTACAAAAGCCGCTTCAAGATCGTGGTGGCCGGCAAGAATTTCGGCTGCGGTTCCTCGCGCGAGCACGCCCCGTTCGCGCTCCAGGAAGCCGGCTGCGAGGCCGTCGTCGCCGAAAGCTATGCGCGCATCTTCTACCGCAACGCCATCGACGGCGGCTTTGTCGTGCCGTTCGAAACGCCGGTTCGCCTGATCGACAAAATCCGCACAGGCGACGAGCTGGAGATCGACACGCGCCTGGCCAAGCTGACGAATCTGACCACCGGCGAAGAATTTCTGCTCCATCCACTGGGCGAAGTGGCCGAAATCCTGCGGGCGGGCAACCTGTTCGAGTATGCCCGTAAGGCCGGCCTGATCCCCACAAACGCCTGA
- the leuB gene encoding 3-isopropylmalate dehydrogenase, translating into METPHYHIVVLPGDGIGPEVTREAVRVLEAAAEAFGFRLTTETHPVGGAAIDATGDPLPEPVLQACLQADAVLLGAVGGPKWDNLDRAQRPEAGLLRLRKALEAYANLRPVQVPEALADASPLKREVVAGTDLLIVRELTGGIYFGEPRGRNGQMAWNTMRYTREEVARIARVAFEWAKRRRGRVASVDKANVLEVSQLWREVVSQVHREEFPELELEHFYVDNAAMQLVRDPRRFDVVVTGNLFGDILSDLAATLPGSLGMLPSASIGGRVGLFEPVHGSAPDIAGQGKANPLAAILSAAMLLETLGQEAAARAVRQGVDAALAEGVKTADLCRAGETPASTEAVGQFIAAYVRQQTPVAS; encoded by the coding sequence ATGGAGACGCCCCATTACCATATCGTCGTATTGCCCGGCGACGGCATCGGGCCGGAGGTGACGCGCGAGGCCGTGCGCGTGCTGGAGGCGGCCGCCGAGGCCTTTGGTTTTCGGCTGACGACCGAAACGCATCCGGTGGGCGGCGCGGCCATCGACGCGACGGGCGACCCGTTGCCCGAGCCGGTGCTGCAGGCCTGCCTGCAGGCCGATGCCGTGCTGCTGGGAGCCGTCGGCGGTCCGAAATGGGACAACCTGGATCGGGCACAACGGCCCGAAGCCGGACTGCTGCGGCTGCGCAAGGCGCTCGAAGCCTATGCCAACCTGCGGCCGGTGCAGGTCCCCGAAGCGCTGGCCGACGCCTCGCCGCTCAAGCGCGAGGTGGTGGCCGGCACCGACCTGCTCATCGTGCGCGAGCTGACCGGCGGCATCTACTTCGGCGAGCCGCGCGGCCGCAACGGCCAGATGGCCTGGAATACGATGCGCTACACGCGCGAGGAGGTGGCCCGCATCGCCCGTGTGGCCTTCGAATGGGCAAAGCGTCGGCGCGGCCGCGTTGCCTCGGTGGACAAGGCCAACGTGCTCGAAGTGTCCCAGCTCTGGCGCGAGGTGGTCTCCCAGGTGCATCGGGAGGAATTCCCCGAACTGGAGCTGGAGCATTTTTACGTGGACAATGCGGCCATGCAGCTCGTGCGCGATCCCCGGCGGTTCGACGTGGTGGTCACCGGCAACCTGTTCGGCGACATCCTCTCGGACCTGGCCGCCACGCTGCCGGGATCGCTGGGCATGCTGCCTTCGGCCAGCATCGGCGGGCGCGTGGGGCTGTTCGAGCCGGTGCATGGCAGCGCCCCGGACATTGCCGGCCAGGGCAAAGCCAATCCGCTGGCTGCGATCCTGTCGGCCGCCATGCTGCTGGAGACGCTCGGCCAGGAGGCCGCCGCGCGGGCCGTCCGCCAGGGCGTGGACGCCGCGCTGGCCGAAGGCGTCAAGACGGCCGACCTGTGTCGGGCCGGTGAGACACCCGCCTCGACCGAAGCCGTCGGTCAGTTCATTGCGGCCTACGTGCGACAGCAAACGCCGGTAGCTTCGTAA
- a CDS encoding single-stranded DNA-binding protein, with translation MARSINKVILVGNLGQDPELRYTPGGTAVCNMRLATNEVYRDADGNMVERTEWHNLVAWGRLAEICNQYLRKGSKVYVEGSLQTRSWEDRDGNTRYTTEIKIREMVMLDPRSEATPEPEAAVTASTQRQATAPRQTFAPEPEPEAFDEDAYTLSPDDDLPF, from the coding sequence ATGGCACGCAGCATCAACAAAGTCATCCTCGTCGGCAACCTGGGGCAGGATCCCGAACTCCGCTACACGCCCGGCGGCACGGCCGTCTGCAACATGCGTCTGGCCACCAACGAAGTCTATCGGGATGCCGATGGTAACATGGTGGAGCGCACGGAGTGGCACAATCTGGTGGCCTGGGGACGGCTGGCCGAGATCTGCAATCAGTACCTCCGGAAGGGCTCCAAGGTGTACGTCGAAGGCTCGCTCCAGACGCGCTCGTGGGAGGACCGCGATGGCAACACCCGGTACACGACGGAGATCAAGATCCGGGAGATGGTGATGCTGGATCCGCGGAGCGAGGCCACGCCCGAGCCGGAGGCGGCCGTTACGGCTTCGACGCAGCGCCAGGCGACCGCGCCGCGTCAGACGTTTGCGCCGGAGCCCGAACCGGAAGCCTTCGATGAGGACGCCTACACGCTGTCGCCGGACGACGACCTGCCGTTCTGA
- the mazG gene encoding nucleoside triphosphate pyrophosphohydrolase codes for MAEAEKKPYDPSFRESEDRLEAYADFVAIVRQLRRDCPWDREQTHESVKHLLIEEAYEVVSAIEENDWEELKRELGDLLLHVVFHSVMAEQAGRFTLKDVIETETEKLIRRHPHVFGDVQVGSVQEVLSNWEQIKLREKAAARKEQVSALEGVPRHLPGLLRAYRIQEKAAGVGFDFPEREQAWQKVEEELQEFHQLTQTGAAPEKLEDELGDVLFALVNYARLLGLNPENALQRTNNKFIRRFRHIEARLAEQGRTPAEADLDEMDRYWEEAKSLDRHEADS; via the coding sequence ATGGCGGAAGCAGAAAAGAAACCCTACGATCCGTCGTTTCGCGAATCGGAAGACCGGCTGGAGGCTTACGCCGACTTTGTGGCGATCGTGCGCCAGCTTCGCCGCGATTGCCCCTGGGATCGGGAGCAGACGCACGAGTCGGTCAAGCACCTGCTCATCGAGGAAGCCTACGAGGTCGTCTCGGCCATCGAAGAAAACGACTGGGAAGAACTCAAGCGCGAGCTGGGCGACCTGCTGTTGCATGTGGTGTTCCACAGCGTCATGGCCGAGCAGGCCGGACGCTTCACGCTGAAAGACGTGATCGAAACCGAAACCGAAAAGCTCATCCGGCGCCACCCGCATGTTTTCGGGGACGTGCAGGTAGGGAGCGTGCAGGAAGTGCTGAGCAACTGGGAGCAGATCAAGCTTCGAGAAAAAGCGGCCGCCCGCAAGGAGCAGGTTTCGGCACTCGAAGGCGTACCGCGGCACCTGCCGGGCCTGCTGCGGGCTTACCGGATTCAGGAAAAGGCGGCCGGTGTGGGCTTCGACTTTCCGGAACGGGAGCAGGCCTGGCAGAAAGTGGAAGAGGAGCTGCAGGAGTTCCACCAGCTGACACAGACCGGAGCCGCCCCGGAAAAACTGGAAGACGAGCTGGGCGATGTGCTGTTTGCGCTCGTGAACTATGCGCGGCTGCTGGGGCTGAATCCGGAAAACGCCCTGCAGCGCACCAACAACAAGTTCATTCGCCGCTTCCGGCACATCGAAGCGCGGCTGGCCGAGCAGGGCCGCACCCCGGCCGAGGCCGATCTGGACGAAATGGATCGCTACTGGGAGGAGGCCAAATCGCTGGATCGGCACGAAGCCGACTCCTGA
- a CDS encoding S8 family serine peptidase — protein MRFALRSVFFALLLTGVFVRSARADRTPRMPVQPGVVVVKFEAPITLQAGKTGRPMLDRTLARFEPVVLEPAFPFLEQAARKRPHPALDRLRTIYLLRYNRPISPWRVAAELSRLPGVVYAEPLPIRQIVEVPNDSLYPQMTHLPRIQAPEAWDVVKGEQGDVVIAIVDGGTDWRHPDLIDNVWTNPGEIPDNGIDDDGNGFVDDVHGWNFANDTPDPSGLSATPLNAAHGTQVAGVAAAVTNNNRGVAGSSWNARFMPINASCADTDRSICYGYQGIVYAALNGAQVINASWGGPGLSRLEADVVEFATDLGSLIVAAAGNDSGDNDRVPFGPASHPRVLSVGATNKDNDGKASFSNYGRSVNVFAPGVNLNSTLPNGRYTGSASGTSFASPLTAGIAALVRTRFPEYTPDQAREQIRLTADPIDAVNPGFSGRLGRGRINAFRAVTETGFPAIRLVDLDVTDSDADGYLESGETVQLTARFTNHLAPATGVQFQLSADADYLTILQGAAQVSQLDPGDTVLVTFSFSIASDAPQNRTAIFLADIQADGGYADRDLFRLVINPEQTATLATGRIQTSITTTGNLGWTGFAGESSGVGFALDGHNLLFEGGLLAGISPQFVSDAVRGEDGETQHRDFQPVEGSSLEVIAPGRFTAQQGTIELTDRAAPFPLHINVLQETYADTVPGRQLFVIVHYTIENTRTITLSPLYAGIFLDWDLNPDAQDYARYDPTRRLGIVQDKSTNPDTLAAIRLLTPAPFSYRAIDNPTELYDGFTQSEKWSALSGGLQRTHLSNTDVSQLMAAGPFRLDPGCRIPVAFAILAAADADTLVQAADEAQRFWDEVIRPSIPNEPPAFVSVPDTLVVREGEALNWQFTATDPDACASLSFRVLEGPDGFSVDPLTGQVRFVPGFNQAGIYTVRLLVTDGLATDTARTVLVVQDTNSPPTFVAVLTDTVLVVGRTFRYQFRAEDPEGDPLTYTLVEAPAGATIDPQSGQFTFTPQEVGQYTVVVAVSDGTFTIETPRIHLEVIPAEAGVQVYLPSGGGNVIQIVYDVPDPEPVRLMIYDLLGRRVRRLVDGVPGTGRHTITWDGHSDAGIEVASGLYFVRLEIGGKAETRPLVYVR, from the coding sequence ATGCGTTTCGCTCTGCGATCCGTCTTTTTCGCACTGCTGCTCACGGGTGTATTCGTCCGGTCGGCCCGAGCCGATCGCACTCCTCGAATGCCTGTCCAGCCCGGCGTTGTCGTTGTCAAGTTTGAAGCGCCGATCACGCTGCAGGCCGGGAAAACCGGCCGTCCGATGCTGGACCGCACGCTGGCCCGTTTCGAGCCCGTTGTGCTGGAGCCGGCCTTTCCTTTTCTGGAGCAGGCGGCCCGGAAACGTCCGCATCCCGCGCTGGACCGTCTGCGCACCATCTATCTATTGCGCTACAACCGTCCGATCTCGCCCTGGCGCGTGGCGGCCGAGTTGAGCCGCCTGCCCGGCGTCGTGTACGCCGAGCCGCTGCCGATCCGGCAGATCGTGGAGGTCCCCAACGACTCGCTTTACCCACAGATGACCCACCTGCCACGCATTCAGGCGCCGGAAGCCTGGGACGTGGTCAAGGGCGAACAGGGCGACGTGGTCATCGCCATCGTGGACGGCGGCACCGACTGGCGTCATCCCGATCTGATCGACAACGTGTGGACCAACCCGGGTGAGATCCCTGACAACGGCATCGACGACGACGGCAACGGCTTCGTCGACGACGTACACGGCTGGAATTTTGCCAACGATACGCCCGATCCTTCCGGACTTTCGGCCACGCCGCTCAACGCGGCGCACGGCACCCAGGTAGCCGGCGTGGCCGCCGCCGTCACGAACAACAATCGGGGCGTGGCGGGCAGTAGCTGGAACGCCCGCTTTATGCCGATCAATGCGAGCTGCGCTGACACGGATCGCAGCATCTGCTACGGCTATCAGGGAATCGTGTACGCTGCCCTGAACGGCGCGCAGGTGATCAATGCGAGCTGGGGCGGTCCCGGTCTTTCCAGACTGGAAGCCGACGTGGTCGAATTCGCCACCGATCTGGGCAGCCTCATCGTGGCGGCCGCCGGCAACGACAGCGGCGACAACGACCGCGTGCCGTTCGGTCCGGCCAGCCATCCGCGCGTGCTCTCGGTGGGCGCCACCAACAAAGACAACGACGGCAAGGCCAGCTTTTCGAACTACGGTCGCAGCGTGAACGTCTTCGCGCCGGGCGTCAACCTAAACAGCACGCTGCCCAACGGCCGCTACACGGGATCGGCCAGCGGCACCTCGTTCGCCAGTCCCCTGACGGCTGGCATCGCCGCCCTGGTGCGGACGCGCTTTCCCGAATACACGCCCGATCAGGCCCGCGAACAGATCCGCCTGACCGCCGACCCGATCGACGCCGTCAATCCGGGCTTTTCCGGACGCCTGGGCCGCGGCCGCATCAACGCCTTCCGCGCCGTCACGGAAACCGGCTTTCCGGCCATCCGCCTGGTCGATCTCGATGTGACCGATAGCGACGCCGACGGCTACCTCGAAAGCGGCGAGACCGTCCAGCTCACCGCCCGCTTCACGAATCATCTGGCCCCGGCCACCGGGGTGCAGTTTCAGTTGAGCGCCGACGCCGACTACCTCACCATCCTGCAGGGCGCAGCTCAGGTGTCGCAGCTCGATCCGGGCGATACCGTGCTGGTGACGTTTTCCTTCAGCATTGCCTCCGATGCCCCGCAAAACCGCACGGCGATTTTTCTGGCCGACATCCAGGCCGATGGCGGCTACGCCGACCGCGATCTGTTCCGCCTGGTGATCAATCCTGAGCAAACCGCCACGCTGGCAACCGGACGCATCCAGACGTCGATCACCACCACCGGCAACCTCGGCTGGACGGGCTTTGCCGGAGAGTCGAGCGGCGTGGGCTTCGCGCTGGACGGGCACAATTTGCTTTTTGAAGGGGGCCTATTGGCCGGAATCTCACCGCAGTTCGTCTCTGATGCCGTCCGAGGCGAAGACGGCGAGACCCAGCACCGCGATTTTCAGCCGGTCGAGGGCAGTAGCCTCGAAGTCATCGCACCGGGACGCTTTACGGCCCAGCAGGGCACCATCGAACTGACCGACCGGGCAGCGCCCTTCCCGCTGCACATCAACGTACTGCAGGAAACCTACGCCGATACGGTTCCGGGGCGCCAGCTCTTTGTGATCGTCCACTACACCATTGAGAATACGCGCACCATAACGCTTTCTCCGCTGTATGCCGGAATTTTTCTGGACTGGGACCTGAATCCGGACGCCCAGGACTATGCCCGCTATGACCCGACGCGTCGCCTGGGCATCGTGCAGGATAAAAGCACCAACCCCGACACGCTGGCGGCCATTCGCCTGCTGACGCCGGCCCCCTTCTCCTACCGGGCGATCGACAATCCGACGGAACTCTACGACGGCTTCACGCAGAGCGAAAAGTGGAGCGCACTCTCGGGCGGCCTGCAGCGGACGCATCTCAGCAATACCGACGTGTCGCAGCTCATGGCGGCGGGCCCCTTCCGACTCGATCCGGGCTGCCGCATTCCGGTAGCCTTTGCCATTCTGGCGGCCGCCGATGCCGACACGCTCGTGCAGGCCGCCGACGAAGCGCAGCGGTTCTGGGACGAGGTCATCCGGCCTTCCATTCCCAACGAGCCGCCGGCCTTCGTGTCCGTGCCCGATACGCTGGTCGTCCGTGAAGGCGAGGCGCTCAACTGGCAATTTACGGCCACCGATCCGGACGCCTGCGCCTCGCTCAGCTTCCGGGTACTGGAAGGACCGGACGGGTTCTCGGTGGATCCCTTGACCGGCCAGGTCCGGTTCGTGCCCGGCTTCAATCAGGCCGGCATTTACACGGTACGTCTGCTGGTCACAGATGGTCTGGCCACCGACACGGCCCGAACCGTGCTCGTCGTGCAGGATACCAACAGCCCGCCAACCTTTGTGGCTGTCCTCACCGACACGGTGCTCGTGGTAGGGCGGACGTTCCGCTATCAATTCCGCGCCGAGGATCCCGAGGGCGATCCGCTGACCTACACGCTGGTTGAAGCGCCGGCCGGCGCCACCATCGATCCTCAGAGCGGTCAGTTTACGTTCACCCCGCAGGAAGTCGGCCAGTACACGGTAGTCGTAGCCGTCAGCGACGGCACGTTCACGATCGAAACGCCGCGTATTCACCTGGAGGTGATTCCGGCCGAGGCCGGCGTGCAGGTCTACCTGCCTTCCGGCGGTGGCAACGTCATTCAGATCGTGTACGACGTGCCCGATCCCGAACCCGTGCGCCTGATGATCTACGACCTGCTGGGGCGGCGGGTGCGCCGGCTGGTGGACGGCGTGCCGGGCACCGGCCGCCATACCATCACCTGGGACGGCCACAGCGATGCGGGGATCGAGGTGGCCTCGGGCCTGTACTTCGTCCGCCTGGAGATCGGCGGCAAAGCGGAGACCCGCCCGCTCGTTTACGTGCGCTGA
- the cimA gene encoding citramalate synthase — protein sequence MKIELFDTTLRDGTQGEHVTLTVDDKIRIARRLDDFGIDVIEGGWPGSNPKDKEFFERARDIEWKHAQICAFGSTRRAGLAPEDDPNLRALLEAGTPTVAIFGKSWTLHARVALGVSLEENLELIASSVAYLKAHGRRVIYDAEHFFDGYQDDPAYALETLRAAAEAGADVLVLCDTNGGTLPSDIYRIVGEVRRQFDVPLGIHTHNDTGCAVANTIMAVAAGARHVQGTINGIGERCGNADLCVVIPNLQLKMGFRCVPEEKLAQLTDLSRFVNEVANLTPIDRAPYVGRSAFAHKGGVHVSAVMKDPRAYEHIPPEKVGNRRRVLVSDLSGKSNIQYKAAELGIELKEGEQARQAVQRIKELEHLGYEFQGAEASFELLLRTIQGEDTRFFTLDRLRVRTEIDEDGGICNSEATLAIRVQDARELVVAEGNGPVDALSNALRKALRCFYPDLDQVHLSDYKVRVLNSDDGTAAAVRVLVEHRDGERRWHTVGVSTNILEASWQALADGIRYYLLKKRQGELAASAALASAQRT from the coding sequence ATGAAGATCGAACTCTTCGACACGACGCTGCGCGACGGTACCCAGGGCGAACACGTTACGCTGACCGTCGACGACAAAATCCGCATCGCCCGCCGACTGGACGACTTCGGCATCGACGTGATCGAAGGGGGATGGCCGGGCTCGAATCCCAAGGACAAGGAATTTTTCGAGCGGGCCCGGGACATCGAATGGAAGCACGCCCAGATCTGCGCGTTCGGCTCCACGCGCCGGGCCGGGCTGGCGCCCGAAGACGATCCCAACCTGCGGGCGCTTCTGGAAGCCGGTACGCCCACGGTGGCCATCTTCGGCAAGAGCTGGACGCTGCATGCCCGCGTCGCGCTGGGCGTCTCGCTCGAAGAGAATCTGGAGCTGATCGCTTCGTCGGTGGCCTATCTGAAGGCGCACGGCCGCCGCGTCATCTACGACGCCGAGCACTTTTTCGATGGCTATCAGGACGATCCGGCCTATGCGCTGGAGACGCTGCGCGCGGCGGCCGAGGCCGGTGCCGACGTGCTGGTGCTCTGCGACACGAATGGCGGCACGCTCCCGAGCGACATCTACCGGATCGTGGGGGAGGTGCGACGCCAGTTCGACGTGCCGCTGGGCATCCACACGCACAACGACACCGGCTGCGCCGTGGCCAACACAATCATGGCCGTGGCGGCCGGCGCCCGGCACGTGCAGGGCACGATCAACGGCATCGGCGAACGCTGCGGGAACGCGGACCTGTGCGTGGTCATCCCGAACCTGCAGCTCAAGATGGGCTTCCGGTGCGTGCCCGAAGAGAAGCTGGCCCAGCTGACGGACCTTTCCCGCTTCGTCAACGAAGTGGCCAACCTGACGCCGATCGATCGGGCGCCGTACGTGGGGCGGAGCGCCTTCGCGCACAAGGGCGGCGTGCATGTCTCGGCCGTCATGAAGGATCCCCGGGCTTACGAACACATCCCGCCCGAGAAGGTGGGCAATCGCCGCCGGGTGCTGGTCTCGGACCTGTCGGGCAAGAGCAACATCCAGTATAAGGCCGCCGAGCTGGGCATCGAACTCAAGGAAGGCGAGCAGGCCCGGCAGGCCGTGCAGCGCATCAAGGAGCTGGAGCACCTGGGCTACGAATTCCAGGGGGCCGAGGCCTCCTTCGAGCTGCTGCTGCGTACGATCCAGGGCGAAGACACGCGTTTCTTCACGCTGGATCGGCTGCGCGTGCGAACCGAAATCGACGAGGACGGCGGCATCTGCAACTCGGAGGCCACGCTGGCCATCCGCGTGCAGGATGCGCGTGAACTGGTAGTGGCCGAGGGCAACGGACCGGTCGATGCGCTTTCGAACGCGCTGCGCAAGGCGTTGCGCTGCTTCTATCCGGATCTCGACCAGGTGCACCTGAGCGACTACAAGGTGCGCGTGCTCAACTCCGACGACGGCACGGCCGCGGCCGTGCGCGTGCTCGTGGAACACCGGGACGGCGAGCGCCGCTGGCACACGGTGGGCGTTTCGACGAACATCCTGGAGGCGAGCTGGCAGGCGCTGGCCGACGGCATCCGCTACTACCTGCTGAAGAAGCGGCAGGGCGAGCTGGCCGCTTCGGCGGCGCTGGCTTCGGCTCAGCGCACGTAA
- a CDS encoding 3-isopropylmalate dehydratase large subunit produces the protein MGMTITEKILARHAGRDRVTPGENIWISVDILMTHDVCGPPTIEIFKREFGPNARVWDREKVVILPDHYIFTADPHARRNIEILREFAREQDLPYYYDVGTSRYKGVCHVALAEEGFNRPGIVLIGTDSHTCTSGAFGLFSTGVGNTDAAFIMGTGKIWVKVPETMRFIFEGSLPPYLMAKDLILAIIGDIGIDGATYRAMEFDGEAVYDLSIEERMTLTNMAIEAGGKSGIIAPDEKTIAYVRERTDAPFEIYHSDPDARYHSEYVYDVSKLEPVVAKPHRPDNRATVTEVAGTKLDRAYIGSCTGGKLEDFIAAARILKGQEVRIDTFVVPASTYVEQQLHHYKIDGVSLYDIFVNAGCKIGHASCGACLGGPPDTFGRTHGTEVVISTTNRNFPGRMGSKQASVYLASPLTVAASALTGVITDPREVLV, from the coding sequence ATGGGCATGACCATCACCGAAAAGATCCTGGCCCGCCACGCCGGGCGCGACCGGGTAACCCCGGGCGAAAACATCTGGATCAGCGTCGACATCCTGATGACGCACGACGTGTGCGGGCCGCCAACTATCGAAATCTTCAAGCGCGAGTTTGGACCGAATGCCCGCGTGTGGGATCGCGAAAAAGTCGTGATCCTTCCGGACCACTACATCTTTACGGCCGATCCGCACGCGCGGCGCAATATCGAGATCCTGCGCGAGTTCGCCCGCGAGCAGGACCTGCCCTATTACTACGACGTGGGAACGTCCCGCTACAAGGGCGTCTGCCACGTGGCGCTCGCCGAAGAGGGCTTCAACCGTCCGGGCATCGTGCTGATCGGCACCGACAGCCACACCTGCACGTCGGGGGCCTTCGGCCTCTTTTCGACGGGGGTGGGCAACACGGACGCGGCCTTCATCATGGGCACCGGCAAGATCTGGGTCAAGGTGCCCGAAACCATGCGCTTCATCTTCGAGGGCAGCCTGCCGCCCTACCTGATGGCCAAGGACCTCATCCTGGCCATCATCGGCGACATCGGGATCGACGGGGCGACCTACCGTGCCATGGAATTCGACGGGGAGGCCGTCTACGACCTGTCGATCGAAGAGCGCATGACGCTCACGAACATGGCGATCGAAGCGGGCGGCAAGAGCGGCATCATCGCGCCCGACGAGAAGACGATCGCCTACGTGCGGGAGCGGACCGATGCGCCCTTCGAGATCTATCACAGCGATCCCGATGCGCGCTACCACTCGGAGTACGTCTACGACGTCTCGAAGCTGGAGCCCGTCGTGGCCAAACCGCACCGGCCCGACAACCGGGCGACCGTCACCGAGGTGGCCGGCACGAAGCTCGACCGTGCCTATATCGGGAGCTGCACGGGCGGTAAGCTGGAAGACTTCATCGCGGCCGCCCGCATCCTGAAGGGGCAGGAGGTGCGGATCGATACCTTCGTGGTGCCGGCTTCCACCTACGTGGAGCAGCAGTTGCACCACTACAAGATCGACGGCGTCTCGCTCTACGACATCTTCGTGAATGCGGGTTGCAAGATCGGCCATGCCAGTTGTGGCGCGTGCCTGGGCGGTCCGCCCGACACGTTCGGCCGCACGCACGGCACCGAGGTGGTCATCTCGACCACGAACCGCAACTTCCCGGGCCGCATGGGCTCCAAGCAGGCCTCCGTCTATCTGGCCTCGCCGCTGACGGTGGCCGCTTCGGCCCTGACGGGCGTCATCACCGACCCGCGCGAAGTGCTGGTGTAA